The genomic stretch tttaatcattaattgtttcattttttatctGACCCACATTTATATTAGCAAAATTGTTAATGTCATTTTTAAGCCGATTAAAATCAATTACcttgaatgattattattttgtaatatctgtctaatgaaattataaaacaagacaagaatattatataaataatcgtttGGCACTAATTAATCATCGAGTTTACTTCAGACTTCCGACAGAAATTTCATTTGGTTGAAGGGCTTGGTTCCCTTTTGAGTAGGTACCAGTCATTAATGCGATAATCTATCACCAattagcaatacttagtattgcgaTAATATGCCTCGTAGGTTAGCCTACCTTCGAGGCAGTTGTAACATATTCTTTCCCAAGGGTGGTTACGCACTAATCgtgtaaggaatggttgatatttcttgtTACAACAATGCCATAGTTGATGGATACCACTTTCTATCAGgctatctattattttttaaattacataaagacTTATGTACAATAATAAGATACATTTTATGACCcatgataataaaattttaatatgacgtAGATTgctttgactattttttttctattgaaaaGTTCTACATAAGTTGTTTACGTTAGATGTTTTAGTATAAATGTTATCAATTGTTATAATCCAAGATATAAAACGCACGCGCCTCTTTTGACAAAAGAGGCGCATGCGTTCGTTAACTTTTCTAGATATTTCCTGATAACATTATGACTTTTCAGCATTTGACACAATTATACTAGGCTCTCTAGTAACTAATATTAGGAGCAATTTCTGTCAATCATCTGATTTTAAGACATCTCtgtattaaaaatttcttaCCCGTCGAGAGGGTTCAGGGCTATCGCTCTTGGCTCTTCAAGCTTGTCTATAATGAGCACTTTCCTCATATTGCCCTGCAGGTCAGATAGCTCTATGTGGTTTTTGCCGGTGTCTGTCCAGTACAGATGGTTGTAGATCCAGTCGACCGCGAGTCCATCCGATGTGATCAGCTGGTCTCCTATGACGACTGTCCGCTGACTACCTTCATCTATGGGCGCcctaaatttaatgaaaattaatacaCTTTAATAGGTCGTATCTACAACTGTGATCgctttttatttgaatgatataatacatttttaattttataatatagatgttATATCTTTGTGATATTGAAGCAattgcttaattaatatttttgtgctatattatttttaagaataaagcCACTTATTAAAGTGGCTTtattttcgattttaattttttatgtatactttGACCATCTTACGCAATTAAATTCAGGCTCAGTTATGTGCTGTATAAATATGTAAGCAATTTAGATTTAGAAAAattgaatttcatattttataattcaaacttTCTTCTAAATTAATCCTTTTTACAATTAGTATATTATCTGTTTTTAGGGTTCTATTGACATTCTGTGAACTACCCAACCCAACCCACTGAAAAGTTAATCTAACACTAAATATGAGTAAACATTGCTGCGTCACAATTAAGATTGTGCCATGATTTCCCAAGAGGTCACTATATTACAAGCACGCGGAACAGCCTTAGTTCCTGGCAATAATGAAGCATTTTAAAAGGAACAATTAACATATTCATACAAATGGGTTATGATCCCCTGTAGTCCATACTCATAAAACTAATATTCAGACTTACTTATATATCTTTTCATCGGTGACATCACTCCAGAATATCATGCCTGTTCTGAAAACGTAGTCAAGTGCTGTAGCCGACTTCGTGTCATTAACGATGGCTACCATTTCGTGGTGGTCAAGACTAATCTTTCTGATGTCGAAGCGTCTTGCGAAGAGAAGAGATGGATGGCCTTCGGTCGCCTTGCAGCGAGTTCTATCACGAGGGTCCCTTGCGTAACCAGCATGGCATTCACATTTGAATGTACCTTTTTCGTTTATGCATATCTGCGAGCATGCTCCCGGATCTAAGCACTCGTCCACAtctgaaaaatatcatttaaatagaaTCTATGACGGCATTTATACGGCATTTTAGTCTTCAATGCTTATTTGCAATGCAATGTTTATTCGTTATATAGCCCATAGCCCATTTGAACCACTatattaaaggaataaatttaatgtaaaaaaatcagTGAATAtctagccggttcttctctgtaagtaatctacattccgaaccgatgaTACCTTTACGTTACAGTTCTGAAAAGACTACCcgaaataagtatattttggttttaattcaATAGTATTTTCCTCAAACGAAAATGTGTGtcattagataaatatttttattgcttgaATGCTTTTTATGGCAGATTAGTAATCtgttgaaaaatatacatattcgtAGATATTATACCGACAGGTGTacgtgtttttttaaatataaagttaaggTCGTTAACACAacatcaaaacattttatttaataatattgttaataatactgTAATGATAATCTgcaaaaatatgtaatacagTGGTAAAAATGTCgggattaataaaattgttatttacgaCTATTATTGTACAGATAAATCGTTTTAATCGTACGTTGTGCGGATATCAAGGAAACGGTCATTTAGTATTGCGTATTTTGCTATCAATtacagaattaaataataaaaatctataaataaatatcgatagaaagatacattcatattttatcGAACAGGGGCTTATCCTTAGCCTAtcgttaataataatgttgGTGAAtccttacaatttaataaagcgTAATTTAGACCaagaaaaatactataaatttaatattagtcACTTAACAAATATAGAGAGGAATAGGCAAACATAGCAaaaaactaagtcgcttaccgctatctgtcctatgtatgcttagatctttaaaattgcggattttgatgcggtatttttaatagacatagtgattcgagagaaaggtttttgtaaataacacatgggcaatatagtaaagaaacgctgaaaattttagatgtttctaatgtgatgccgtaaataaacaaattctggagtatatatagtatcagcattgcatgtttagtatcagtatatatagtatagtttacTGATATTAGTTCCGTAACTTCGTTATGGCATCATTGTCATATGTCGCTTTGTACGTATAGTTATTAACAGtctttaaatattacacaaGTCATTCCATACCTAAGAAATAAGTGTTGATAACTTGTTCAATTAATCCAAATATCGATGTGCTGATTTGtcaaaaaaaacaattcgaaaTTTACCTTCACAAGTTGTGTTGTCGATGAGCTTATATCCTTTCTCGCAATCACAGTAGTGTCCAACGGGAGTATCGATGCACCGTTGAGTGCATCCGCCATTATTCTTGGTGCATTCATTTTCTCCGCATCGGTCAGTAGGTTCATCCTCAAAATTCGGACAGTCTGTGTGTTTGTCGCAAACCTTCGACAGGGGAATGCACATTCCACCACCGCAGTCGAATTCTGTGCGCTTGTCACATATTGGCTTAGGTCGTGCTGAAAACAATATggatcacatttaaaaaaaagaaatattattaaaacattcaacTATAATGATCTATAATAATATGGCTTTATACGGGactgtattgttttaaatgttttttttttatggtataggttggcggacgagcatatgggccacctgatgttaagtggtcaccatcacccatagacaatgacgctgtaagaaatattaactattccttacttcgtcaatgtaccaccaaccttgggaactaagatgtttaatgttaatagatgtttaataaaattatgtgtttaatataatgtagTATAGTAAGAGGCATTAGTGTCAGGAACACTGTTGGTGAATCTTAATCAAAGGTTGCTAGTTCCAGTTCAGAGTTCAGTACCATTGActtttcatgcgcttaatttgcgtttaaaatttatctcgGGCAAAGGAAAAGAAAGGAATCAGGTCACATTCTGTCTAATGAAATTCAGTTGCATGTGAATTAATCTGCATAAGAGATTTATGAAATCAAGAGACTTTTCTCTAGTTGAAAATCAAAAAACTAATGTATAATAACTGGTTATGTTCTTACTGCAATTGAGCTCATCACTGCCGTCGGGGCAATCTTTATCGCCGTTGCAATAGAGTGCGCCAGGAATACAGCTGTGGTCCTTGCATTGGAACTGATCGAGTCTGCAGGTGACGTTCCCTCGACATATTTCTGGAGCCTCGTCACCGCCGTCCGGACAGTCGCGGTCTCCATCACAGACCCAGGCTCTATGTACGCAGGTCATACGATCGCGACACTCGAACTCTGTGGCTATGCACGGTGACGTAATTTTAGGCGTCGAAGCGCAACCCTGAAATCAGATAAacaagatttataaattatgtgtaatcaaaatatatttgatacaatAACTTTTGAATAATATCCCAAAAATTTACATGCAAAGTCAGTGATCACAAATACTAATTCCATgcttattataatctatataatcttatattgaataatattattatcagtattcTAAGCGAAAAAAGTCCCAAGaagaatttattgactttgcaaaGTTTTCGAACTAGGTGTAATAAGATTAACTTATTTTTCgtgttatgttaaatatttttgcaagaCTGAAACCACCATCAACAAATCAACGTTGATTAGTAGCTCAATTAAAGTCACTGAACAAAGTTACAGTTATTTACAGGCTTCGAACTGGTTCTTAAGTAAGTCTACGCCATTATTTGTCATTAGGAGATCCATAATTTGCAactatatcaaataaattggCAATTTTCTACAGTGAAgctataattatgtaactttaaAAGTAGTTTAAACCACCTGTACTCAGTTATAAAGACGTAACTTATGAAATTGgctgaaaatttatttaaaaacttaaaacgaTACCTtggaaacatttaaaacaatgatAAGTATTTGCATCAGTTCAAGTATTGCGTAATTTCTTGTCTATATTTTGGTAACCATTTGGTATTATTCATCTTAGCCTCTGGAACTGTTTGGTGCCTAatgattatttcttaataaaaacgaTAAATTACTATTTCATTATGATACCAAACCTAATAATCGACTCAAGATTGCGTTAACTACCTCCCCCTCGTATCCTACCTGGTGCTTAACGCACGCCTAATATCTTTTCACTGATGTGGTTTTTTCGacaaattttaatgtacttcttatATTAATGCGCATTTCTTACAACGtttttcattttgataagaTTTATTACTTTGTTCGTTATTAAAATGCTTGACTTTTACATCATTAGCACTGATAAAATATGGAACTCATAATCTGTATTATATCGCCCACGCCTGTCACGTAATTATGAGCTAtcacaatgaaataaatctaCATTAATCAGACAAGAAGTCAATAATAATGTCattcatataattaatgataGAATTGTCAAACTTTttcagtatacatatatttgtaatacgAAATGTCTGTACGTAAATCTCCAAACTGTATCTGTATGAAGTTGAACATGTATCCAGCCGTGGGTAATTTAAAAgttgtttctttattacttattatttaaatacttatatatttattaaattacataccaTTTCATCACTTCCATCGGGACAGTCTATGTCACCATCACACCGCCATCTAGCGGTCACACAATGTCCGTCAGCGCACGAGAAGTGACTATGAGGTTGGCAAGTTGGTGCTGGGCATTTTACTTCATCGCTACCATCACCACAGTCATCATCACCATCACAGACCCACCGGTGCTGTATGCATTTTCCATTTCCACAAGTAAATTCATCTGATCGGCACGTCTCATCTACACAAAAATTAATTACgtcaaataatattgtataatcagTAACACATTCAAAATTCTAACCAACAATGAAAAAGAATGTTATtgcaaaacaaataattaaaagagaGTAGGTACAGAGTAAAATGGTGCAAGCATTATTAAAACATTCCTCAGACAAGCTTTAAGTGGCCAAGTAATGAAggaaaaataagaattaactgAGAACGGTGTAATGAGAAAACGCAAAAAATAGCTGCAATAGTGTTTTCGACCACACTGAGTGACCTTTATGCCCGTTATATTAATACCTAAAGAACTATAatgacttttattaattaatgaatccTAAACCTCTTTAGTTTCTAGAAAAATTACCCGACTATTTTAATAGTACACGTTTTGtgcaatgtttaattaaattcctTTCGCAAACAAACTGAAGCTGTCTGAAgcaatttataatatctttatagtCATTCTCGGCTTAGTACCggcgttattattttaaacttgacATAGTATGGCTGAGAAAATAACTACATTTCTCAGACATTCTTTCAATTATTTAAGAGCTGAACTAAAAAGAACATAACAactataatgatttatattcagCGAGCTACTTTGGTGTCAAATATGCAAATAAGATCTAATAatctattgtataatataaatcgttGTTCTATTATTTGCCCACTTTGCGCTCATCTAGGTTTAATTTCTATGAATTCAggaacacaataaaatattttataaaaactatttacaaaaatattaaacatagacctattgtttttgtaattaagcATTAATATTACTCATCCAAGCCAGCCCAATATGTGTTAGCTATGTTTATATAGTGGAATATATGTAACTTTATCCTCAAGAAAATTTATTGCGGCCGAGAAAGTAAACATCTTTGATCGAACGATGTAATATGACGGTGGAAGCAGGTTTAACACCCCTGTCGCAAGTTGAACGTCCCTGAATTAAATTTAGGGAGGTTCAACTTGTTATTACTCGCTTCGAACATTTTCAGCGTCTTTTCTAATCTTTAAAAGcagtatttaatgtataaaacgttatttaaacCTGTACAATTGTCGacaaacttataattaattttcataatgatatcATGCAAACATTCCACATATCAAAGCGTTGATGAGATTATTTATGTGACGTTATATTtgcatatgaaaataaatgttaattttgttagTATATGAATGAATATACCCTTACTGCATGCTTTTTCATCGGACCCATCGGAGCAATCGACATTGTCGTCACACATCCACGTGAGAGGCACGCATTCCCCTCGTTTTCCCCTGCACGTGAACTCTTCAGGACCGCACGCCTCCACTTCTGCCAATTCAAGCCATGCAACTTATGTAGCAATTGAACAAGTACCTATGACAACTCCATCGCCCTCATACAAACATAATGATGCTCTTGTTTGAGTCTCTCAAATGTTTACTACGCATCGACTAATAACCATTTAAGTACGCACGGGGTTGAGGTTTATTCCACGATCACGTACGAATACATACCTATGAACAGGAAATACGTGTTATATTTCAGAGACGATATTACAAGATTTGTAGCCGCGACTTGATTGCGTATTGTGAATAATAAACAATCCTAATTAGActttgtgtatttaatatgaCATAGATTTAACGCAATAacatcttaattataattaccgaCGTCGTTTCAAGAGTCTGTCAAGTCGTAAAGCAACTTAaccttaattaaatttcaacatTTACTTTTTCTACGCcgaataatatttcataaagttcGTAGTGGGCGAAGTAAATGTTAAGGGTTCTAAAGTGAGTTTACGATCCCTCAATTTGACTTCCGTTTTGCTGTTTGTGgtggattaaaatttaattgcatcACCCTTCACTAAACTTTTATTACcaatacagaatatattttcatCTGTTTA from Vanessa cardui chromosome 1, ilVanCard2.1, whole genome shotgun sequence encodes the following:
- the LOC124544197 gene encoding very low-density lipoprotein receptor-like isoform X1 produces the protein MIVLVGCRRAAPKYCASMWWFIFLCVIYTKTITVFGSNITGAVSGNVCSLKQFQCANKKCIPITWVCEGENDCGDNSDEDIEECKETRTCTSSEFRCKTGRCVPLSWRCDNEKDCSDGSDEEPGTCKVEACGPEEFTCRGKRGECVPLTWMCDDNVDCSDGSDEKACNETCRSDEFTCGNGKCIQHRWVCDGDDDCGDGSDEVKCPAPTCQPHSHFSCADGHCVTARWRCDGDIDCPDGSDEMGCASTPKITSPCIATEFECRDRMTCVHRAWVCDGDRDCPDGGDEAPEICRGNVTCRLDQFQCKDHSCIPGALYCNGDKDCPDGSDELNCTRPKPICDKRTEFDCGGGMCIPLSKVCDKHTDCPNFEDEPTDRCGENECTKNNGGCTQRCIDTPVGHYCDCEKGYKLIDNTTCEDVDECLDPGACSQICINEKGTFKCECHAGYARDPRDRTRCKATEGHPSLLFARRFDIRKISLDHHEMVAIVNDTKSATALDYVFRTGMIFWSDVTDEKIYKAPIDEGSQRTVVIGDQLITSDGLAVDWIYNHLYWTDTGKNHIELSDLQGNMRKVLIIDKLEEPRAIALNPLDGWMYWTDWGQVPKIERAGMDGSHRQTIVAYDVKWPNGLTLDLVRKRVYWVDAKLNTISSCNFDGTARRVILYSTDVLRHPFSITTFEDWVYWTDWDKTAVYRANKFNGKDVEAITSTHTLQNPMVIHVYHPYRQPDGVNHCAAVNGHCSHLCLPAPRIGANSPKVSCACPNGLRLLPDNQMCVEDNTINPEPEVHKSANDSKKSVVIEDIHIPSVPETPKAGTGISSSGRDASVVAGVVVAVISGIIILAALIAVVMYRHYVHRNVTSMNFDNPVYRKTTENQFSLEQNGYAPGSKLYPSTVGEEAQEPLNTPGTNEFV
- the LOC124544197 gene encoding very low-density lipoprotein receptor-like isoform X3; the encoded protein is MIVLVGCRRAAPKYCASMWWFIFLCVIYTKTITVFGSNITGAVSGNVCSLKQFQCANKKCIPITWVCEGENDCGDNSDEDIEECKETRTCTSSEFRCKTGRCVPLSWRCDNEKDCSDGSDEEPGTCKVEACGPEEFTCRGKRGECVPLTWMCDDNVDCSDGSDEKACNETCRSDEFTCGNGKCIQHRWVCDGDDDCGDGSDEVKCPAPTCQPHSHFSCADGHCVTARWRCDGDIDCPDGSDEMGCASTPKITSPCIATEFECRDRMTCVHRAWVCDGDRDCPDGGDEAPEICRGNVTCRLDQFQCKDHSCIPGALYCNGDKDCPDGSDELNCTRPKPICDKRTEFDCGGGMCIPLSKVCDKHTDCPNFEDEPTDRCGENECTKNNGGCTQRCIDTPVGHYCDCEKGYKLIDNTTCEDVDECLDPGACSQICINEKGTFKCECHAGYARDPRDRTRCKATEGHPSLLFARRFDIRKISLDHHEMVAIVNDTKSATALDYVFRTGMIFWSDVTDEKIYKAPIDEGSQRTVVIGDQLITSDGLAVDWIYNHLYWTDTGKNHIELSDLQGNMRKVLIIDKLEEPRAIALNPLDGWMYWTDWGQVPKIERAGMDGSHRQTIVAYDVKWPNGLTLDLVRKRVYWVDAKLNTISSCNFDGTARRVILYSTDVLRHPFSITTFEDWVYWTDWDKTAVYRANKFNGKDVEAITSTHTLQNPMVIHVYHPYRQPDGVNHCAAVNGHCSHLCLPAPRIGANSPKVSCACPNGLRLLPDNQMCVEDSVPETPKAGTGISSSGRDASVVAGVVVAVISGIIILAALIAVVMYRHYVHRNVTSMNFDNPVYRKTTENQFSLEQNGYAPGSKLYPSTVGEEAQEPLNTPGTNEFV
- the LOC124544197 gene encoding very low-density lipoprotein receptor-like isoform X5 produces the protein MTMWSVIWLTFCVLLINVDASIYDDDYDSFTRTYDYATSETRTCTSSEFRCKTGRCVPLSWRCDNEKDCSDGSDEEPGTCKVEACGPEEFTCRGKRGECVPLTWMCDDNVDCSDGSDEKACNETCRSDEFTCGNGKCIQHRWVCDGDDDCGDGSDEVKCPAPTCQPHSHFSCADGHCVTARWRCDGDIDCPDGSDEMGCASTPKITSPCIATEFECRDRMTCVHRAWVCDGDRDCPDGGDEAPEICRGNVTCRLDQFQCKDHSCIPGALYCNGDKDCPDGSDELNCTRPKPICDKRTEFDCGGGMCIPLSKVCDKHTDCPNFEDEPTDRCGENECTKNNGGCTQRCIDTPVGHYCDCEKGYKLIDNTTCEDVDECLDPGACSQICINEKGTFKCECHAGYARDPRDRTRCKATEGHPSLLFARRFDIRKISLDHHEMVAIVNDTKSATALDYVFRTGMIFWSDVTDEKIYKAPIDEGSQRTVVIGDQLITSDGLAVDWIYNHLYWTDTGKNHIELSDLQGNMRKVLIIDKLEEPRAIALNPLDGWMYWTDWGQVPKIERAGMDGSHRQTIVAYDVKWPNGLTLDLVRKRVYWVDAKLNTISSCNFDGTARRVILYSTDVLRHPFSITTFEDWVYWTDWDKTAVYRANKFNGKDVEAITSTHTLQNPMVIHVYHPYRQPDGVNHCAAVNGHCSHLCLPAPRIGANSPKVSCACPNGLRLLPDNQMCVEDNTINPEPEVHKSANDSKKSVVIEDIHIPSVPETPKAGTGISSSGRDASVVAGVVVAVISGIIILAALIAVVMYRHYVHRNVTSMNFDNPVYRKTTENQFSLEQNGYAPGSKLYPSTVGEEAQEPLNTPGTNEFV
- the LOC124544197 gene encoding very low-density lipoprotein receptor-like isoform X7; its protein translation is MIVLVGCRRAAPKYCASMWWFIFLCVIYTKTITVFGSNITGAVSGNVCSLKQFQCANKKCIPITWVCEGENDCGDNSDEDIEECKETRTCTSSEFRCKTGRCVPLSWRCDNEKDCSDGSDEEPGTCKVEACGPEEFTCRGKRGECVPLTWMCDDNVDCSDGSDEKACNETCRSDEFTCGNGKCIQHRWVCDGDDDCGDGSDEVKCPAPTCQPHSHFSCADGHCVTARWRCDGDIDCPDGSDEMGCASTPKITSPCIATEFECRDRMTCVHRAWVCDGDRDCPDGGDEAPEICRGNVTCRLDQFQCKDHSCIPGALYCNGDKDCPDGSDELNCTRPKPICDKRTEFDCGGGMCIPLSKVCDKHTDCPNFEDEPTDRCGENECTKNNGGCTQRCIDTPVGHYCDCEKGYKLIDNTTCEDVDECLDPGACSQICINEKGTFKCECHAGYARDPRDRTRCKATEGHPSLLFARRFDIRKISLDHHEMVAIVNDTKSATALDYVFRTGMIFWSDVTDEKIYKAPIDEGSQRTVVIGDQLITSDGLAVDWIYNHLYWTDTGKNHIELSDLQGNMRKVLIIDKLEEPRAIALNPLDGWMYWTDWGQVPKIERAGMDGSHRQTIVAYDVKWPNGLTLDLVRKRVYWVDAKLNTISSCNFDGTARRVILYSTDVLRHPFSITTFEDWVYWTDWDKTAVYRANKFNGKDVEAITSTHTLQNPMVIHVYHPYRQPDGVNHCAAVNGHCSHLCLPAPRIGANSPKVSCACPNGLRLLPDNQMCVEDNTINPEPEVHKSANDSKKSVVIEDIHIPRHAKLLVSKVMSCFKSE